One window of Metopolophium dirhodum isolate CAU chromosome 3, ASM1992520v1, whole genome shotgun sequence genomic DNA carries:
- the LOC132940077 gene encoding ATP synthase subunit b, mitochondrial-like, translating into MTFWNSMFSKSQAVLSAIRKVPTMSIFEKNILPFKKLESNLKIVKDNFFIPYGNMPGKMKVMTTKKDFINYMNNYKLADILKVKGITGAAIENRGPGVDNKSRTELFKVASLYCTSAVRTIETKPAVTDTNESIIVPGFPKPNGLPQPNPFNGPERDLVNFKRMVRLEDPPKMRYLFVPEKWFEVFYEKTGVTGPYVLAAGITTFVLSKEIWVVDHEFPYVLATIGVFYVGWKKFGASLANFLDKEIHEYEASCNAFRKGEIHSLKKIIEDQKIEVRRTEAEKHVIQAKRENIAIQLEAVHRERAIQAYNQVKRRLDYQVDLANLTRKVQHKFMVNWIVDNVKSTINEKDNFKKCMEDLQTLAAK; encoded by the exons ATGACGTTCTGGAATTCGATGTTTTCCAAATCTCAAGCTGTGCTAAGCGCAATTAGAAAAGTACCAACGATGAGCATATTCGAAAAGAACATTTTACCCTTCAAAAAGTTGGAGTCAAACTTAAAAATTGTGAAAGATAA CTTCTTTATTCCGTACGGTAATATGCCTGGAAAAATGAAAGTTATGACTACAAAGAAGGATTTCatcaattatatgaataattataaattggcGGATATTTTGAAAGTAAAAGGAATTACGGGTGCTGCAATTGAAAATCGCGGTCCAGGAGTAGATAATAAATCACGCACAG AACTGTTCAAAGTAGCATCACTATATTGTACTAGTGCCGTGCGCACCATTGAAACCAAGCCGGCAGTCACTGACACGAATGAGTCAATTATTGTGCCGGGATTTCCAAAACCAAATGGGCTACCTCAGCCGAATCCATTTAACGGTCCTGAACGTGATCTGGTGAACTTTAAAAGAATGGTGAGATTAGAAGATCCACCGAAAATGAGATATTTGTTCGTGCCCGAAAAATGGTTCGAAGTCTTTTACGAAAAGACTGGAGTCACAG GTCCATATGTTCTTGCTGCTGGTATTACAACTTTTGTATTAAGTAAAGAAATATGGGTAGTTGACCACGAGTTCCCTTATGTATTGGCTACAATCGGTGTGTTTTATGTTGGTTGGAAAAAGTTTGGAGCATCGTTAGCTAATTTCCTTGACAAAGAAATTCAT GAATATGAAGCGTCTTGTAATGCTTTTCGAAAAGGTGAAAttcacagtttaaaaaaaatcattgaagaCCAAAAAATAGAAGTACGTAGAACTGAAGCTGAAAAACACGTAATACAAGCAAAACGGGAGAATATAGCTATTCAGTTGGAAGCTGTTCATCGTGAACGAGCTATTCAAGCTTACAACCag gTAAAAAGACGTTTGGATTATCAAGTGGATTTGGCTAACCTGACACGCAAGGTACAACATAAATTTATGGTAAACTGGATCGTAGACAATGTGAAGTCTACAATAAATGAGAaggacaattttaaaaaatgtatggaagATCTGCAAACATTAgctgcaaaataa
- the LOC132940079 gene encoding tigger transposable element-derived protein 4-like: MIDNPSTVATIWKNKDKILHAETEGSSCKKIRKPKFEDLDQAMLTWFHKQRCNNVPISGPVLKTKAEHFAQQLGIIDFKASEGWLGKFKQRHNITYGKISGEALNVDLNVTNSWLINVWPKLNEKYTPDNIFNADETGIFYKMTPDKTLKFKGEKCVGGKLSKERITAFVAANMSGTEKRKIMVIGKSKNPRCFKNIKRLPVTYKANKSAWMTSILFEEEIRKWDAELKGRKILLLVDNCPAHPNISNLMNIEMIFFPANTTSILQPMDQSVIKSLKGHYRKKILMEIIESDGNASINMLDAVNFLSKAWEEVTAETIRHSFRHAGLRSFANAEEEIEQFENEDDTLSEWITQFNTPHTFTPEDLQNYVEIDENLVTTKSLTDEEILNAVTKVEEEQKEDEEEAQPDEVVIPSIQQALDAAKLLEKYLLFHEDDPKLSQNMGEIHRKIQKQYWQNKKVQTKMTDYFK, encoded by the exons ATGATCGACAA CCCATCTACTGTCGCTACTATCTGGAAGAATAAGGATAAAATATTGCATGCTGAAACAGAAGGAAgttcttgtaaaaaaataaggaaaccGAAATTTGAAGACTTGGACCAGGCCATGTTAACGTGGTTCCATAAACAACGttgtaataatgtacctatatctgGGCCTGTTTTGAAAACTAAAGCTGAACATTTTGCTCAACAACTTGGTATTATAGATTTCAAGGCCTCGGAAGGATGGCTTGGAAAATTTAAACAACGTCACAATATTACCTATGGGAAAATAAGCGGAGAAGCACTAAATGTCGACTTGAATGTTACTAACAGCTGGTTAATTAATGTGTGGCCAAAATTGAATGAAAAGTACACTccggataatatttttaatgctgaTGAGACaggtattttttacaaaatgaccccagataaaacattaaaattcaaaGGGGAAAAATGCGTGGGAGGTAAACTTTCTAAAGAGCGTATCACTGCGTTTGTAGCAGCCAATATGAGTGGCACTGAAAAAAGAAAGATTATGGTAATAGGCAAATCAAAAAACCCgcgatgttttaaaaatattaaacggttGCCAGTCACTTATAAAGCAAATAAGTCAGCGTGGATGACATCAATACTTTTTGAAGAAGAAATAAGAAAATGGGATGCAGAATTAAAGGGGCGAAAAATATTGTTACTCGTGGATAATTGTCCTGCTCATCCCAATATATCTAATCTTATGAACATAGAGATGATATTTTTCCCAGCTAACACAACTAGTATCTTACAGCCGATGGACCAAAGTgttataaaaagtttgaaagGCCACTAtagaaagaaaatattaatggaAATTATCGAATCTGATGGTAATGCCTCTATCAATATGCTTGATGCGGTGAACTTCTTAAGTAAAGCCTGGGAAGAGGTAACAGCAGAAACTATACGGCATTCTTTTCGTCATGCTGGACTTCGAAGTTTTGCCAATGCTGAAGAAGAAATAGAACAATTTGAGAATGAAGATGATACACTGAGTGAGTGGATTACTCAGTTCAATACTCCGCATACTTTTACTCCTGAGGACCTACAAAACTATGTAGAAATAGACGAAAATCTAGTTACAACAAAATCGTTAACTGATGAAGAAATCCTAAATGCAGTGACAAAAGTCGAGGAGGAGCAAAAGGAAGATGAAGAGGAAGCACAACCTGACGAAGTCGTAATACCAAGTATTCAACAAGCACTTGATGCGgctaaattattagaaaagtaCTTATTGTTTCATGAAGATGATCCAAAGTTATCCCAAAACATGGGAgaaattcatagaaaaatacaaaaacagtaTTGGCAAAATAAAAAAGTCCAAACTAAGATGACagactattttaaataa